The following coding sequences lie in one Spinacia oleracea cultivar Varoflay chromosome 1, BTI_SOV_V1, whole genome shotgun sequence genomic window:
- the LOC110787148 gene encoding GDSL lipase-like — MTQMFVTLAICATLLFVCPTISNAENIKTPLFVFGDSLYDIGMSFYSDVEGAGAKHWPYGEHYFNIPVGRYSDGLVIPDFIAKFADLDPLQPYLVPRINSYANGINFASSNACVLTETCVEAINLKMQLHYFVQMVQNLTQQVGKSEANRHLSKAVYLFNIGADDYVTLFQTTLKKRPLSFYDKNLYMKQILGNLTVHIKTIYNQGGRKFAFQNVGPIGCMPSVKYTLDFNGTCAQEPQELARMHNAAFSAVAKRLLSELPGFKYSIYDFYVALHQRVLYGNTYGFKESEIACCGSGAFNGDYSCQMEDRTFSLCNSLNDYLWFDARHPTHKANHQFAKEFWSGGPDVVAPYNLHNLFAMP; from the exons ATGACACAAATGTTTGTTACATTGGCAATTTGTGCAACTCTACTCTTTGTCTGCCCTACTATCTCTAATGCAGAAAACATCAAGACTCCCCTCTTCGTCTTCGGCGATTCGCTCTACGACATCGGTATGTCTTTTTATAGCGACGTTGAGGGTGCTGGAGCTAAGCATTGGCCTTATGGTGAGCATTACTTTAATATACCTGTTGGGAGGTACTCTGATGGTCTCGTCATTCCAGATTTTATAG CTAAATTTGCGGATTTGGACCCTTTGCAACCATATTTGGTACCAAGGATTAATAGCTACGCCAATGGTATCAATTTCGCCTCTTCAAATGCTTGTGTGCTCACTGAAACTTGTGTAGAAGCG ATAAATTTGAAGATGCAATTGCACTATTTTGTCCAAATGGTGCAAAATTTGACCCAACAAGTTGGAAAATCAGAGGCAAATCGGCATTTATCCAAAGCAGTCTACTTGTTCAACATTGGTGCAGATGATTACGTTACCCTCTTCCAAACGACTTTAAAAAAACGTCCTCTTTCCTTTTACGATAAGAATCTTTACATGAAACAGATACTTGGCAACCTCACCGTTCACATCAAA ACCATCTACAACCAAGGAGGAAGGAAGTTTGCATTCCAAAACGTTGGACCTATTGGATGCATGCCATCAGTGAAGTATACACTTGATTTTAACGGAACATGTGCGCAAGAGCCGCAAGAGTTGGCTAGGATGCACAATGCTGCATTTTCTGCAGTTGCCAAGAGATTGCTTAGCGAATTACCAGGGTTCAAGTACTCAATATATGACTTCTATGTTGCATTACACCAGCGCGTCTTGTATGGCAATACATATG GTTTCAAGGAGAGTGAAATAGCATGTTGCGGGAGTGGAGCTTTCAATGGTGACTACAGTTGCCAAATGGAAGACCGAACCTTTTCACTTTGCAACAGTCTGAATGATTATTTGTGGTTCGATGCTCGACACCCGACTCATAAAGCTAACCACCAATTCGCTAAAGAATTCTGGAGTGGAGGACCCGACGTTGTAGCTCCTTACAATTTGCACAATTTGTTTGCCATGCCTTAA
- the LOC110787166 gene encoding uncharacterized protein produces the protein MGVVIIDGTTVRSFVEDEPQFNESVEKTFAAFDLNGDGTLSRSEIRTAFESMRLIDVDADGQTPAQLTALYDSIFEGFDIDHSGTVDLEEFRCEMKKIMLAIADGLGESPIQMALEGGSENLLQKAADLEASKQEGAQKSA, from the coding sequence aTGGGTGTTGTAATAATCGACGGAACAACGGTGCGCTCCTTCGTAGAAGACGAACCCCAATTCAACGAAAGCGTCGAAAAGACTTTCGCCGCCTTCGATCTGAACGGTGATGGCACCCTCTCTCGCTCCGAAATCCGCACGGCGTTCGAATCGATGCGACTAATCGACGTCGACGCCGACGGCCAAACTCCGGCGCAGCTGACAGCCCTTTACGATTCAATTTTCGAGGGATTTGATATCGACCACAGCGGCACCGTAGATCTGGAGGAATTTCGATGTGAGATGAAGAAGATAATGCTTGCTATTGCTGATGGATTGGGTGAGTCGCCTATTCAGATGGCGCTTGAAGGTGGGAGTGAGAATTTGCTTCAGAAAGCTGCTGATCTTGAGGCTTCTAAACAGGAAGGAGCTCAAAAGTCGGCATAG